The following are encoded in a window of Mycobacterium decipiens genomic DNA:
- a CDS encoding SDR family NAD(P)-dependent oxidoreductase: protein MELTGKTVLLTGASGGLGRAIATALAGRGARLILSSRKQQALDELADSLSGSGHTTIVSDLAESGAALALLAKAGEIDVMVANAALPASGKLDSFTAEQVDRAVRVNLEVPIQMTRALIPAFTARGSGHFVYISSISGQTATACASLYAATKFGIRGFALCLRDDLRSVGVGVSVVSPGAISGAGMYADSGAPPPPLIGMGTPEQVGAGVVSAIERNRSEVTVAPLRQRVTARFAANAPEISSRLFGRLTAKVADGVAAGQTDKR, encoded by the coding sequence GTGGAGCTGACCGGAAAAACCGTCCTACTCACCGGCGCAAGCGGTGGCCTTGGTCGCGCGATCGCCACGGCGCTTGCCGGCCGTGGCGCGCGTCTGATTCTCAGCTCGCGCAAACAACAAGCACTCGACGAGCTCGCGGACTCCCTGTCTGGGAGTGGGCACACGACGATAGTCAGCGACCTCGCCGAGTCAGGCGCAGCCCTGGCTCTGCTCGCAAAAGCGGGTGAGATCGATGTAATGGTCGCCAACGCCGCGCTGCCCGCCTCCGGCAAGCTTGACAGCTTCACCGCCGAGCAGGTTGACCGGGCGGTGCGGGTCAACCTCGAGGTGCCGATTCAGATGACCCGAGCGCTGATCCCGGCGTTCACTGCCCGCGGCTCCGGGCACTTCGTCTACATCTCGTCGATCTCCGGTCAGACGGCGACGGCCTGTGCCTCGCTTTACGCCGCGACGAAGTTCGGTATTCGCGGATTCGCGCTCTGCCTGCGCGATGACCTGCGGTCCGTGGGTGTGGGTGTCTCGGTGGTCAGCCCGGGCGCGATCAGCGGCGCCGGGATGTACGCCGACTCGGGAGCCCCGCCGCCGCCGCTGATTGGCATGGGCACCCCCGAGCAGGTAGGAGCCGGGGTGGTCAGCGCGATCGAGCGCAACCGAAGCGAGGTCACGGTGGCACCGCTTCGCCAGCGGGTGACGGCGCGGTTCGCGGCGAACGCGCCCGAGATTTCCTCGCGCCTCTTTGGACGCCTCACCGCCAAAGTTGCTGACGGGGTCGCGGCCGGCCAGACCGACAAGCGCTGA
- a CDS encoding D-alanyl-D-alanine carboxypeptidase/D-alanyl-D-alanine-endopeptidase, producing MGSLLALGSLLIGACAANPTTPAMPSEAQAILDLPEYAHGSWNWDVVELGGGKTLYARNENKLNFLGSTTKLFTVGTYYEEFGAESTLTTPVYAIGNRSGDALRGDLVLVGSGDFILGGRGVLDGQLQYTEPDHVYAYAVPTVKPVAANPLAGLDKLAGQVKAAGIASIGGDVLVDDSLWNPFMTKEGVVTSIMVNDNLFDILISPGAKVGDPVELDTVPKTQFFTVDNQATTGAAGGQATLVATLEPDNRVVVTGQLPLGAQQEDLAQFAPSPAAYARALFIEALRRAGVTVDAPLQTATGTLPPQSAYTSADKVASLTSPPTSILTKLVTKISDNRGAETLLCLLAKKAGSRDCESGGMPVVIAKFAKAKIEPATVNIYDGEGSDPASATPAAMTRWLTYIHSQSFAALFEAGLPDIDHDGKIMVKSGLSARPEMGPMPAMFVAAGQAGYLMTASGKEAVVAVYALNGTYPTVAEGLDRDLSNTEKVLNQIQRSS from the coding sequence GTGGGATCTCTGCTCGCCCTCGGGTCCCTGTTGATCGGAGCGTGCGCAGCCAACCCGACGACGCCCGCGATGCCGAGCGAGGCGCAAGCGATCCTCGACTTGCCGGAGTATGCGCATGGCTCGTGGAACTGGGACGTCGTCGAGCTCGGCGGCGGCAAGACGTTGTATGCCCGCAACGAGAACAAACTCAACTTCCTGGGCTCTACCACGAAGTTGTTTACCGTCGGCACCTACTACGAGGAGTTCGGGGCTGAATCGACGCTGACAACCCCCGTGTATGCGATCGGGAACCGTTCCGGTGACGCACTACGAGGTGACCTCGTGCTGGTCGGTTCGGGTGACTTCATCCTCGGCGGTCGGGGCGTCCTAGACGGGCAGCTGCAATACACCGAACCCGATCACGTCTATGCCTATGCAGTGCCGACGGTGAAGCCGGTCGCCGCCAACCCGTTGGCCGGGCTCGATAAGCTCGCGGGACAGGTCAAGGCGGCTGGCATTGCCTCGATCGGCGGCGATGTGCTGGTAGACGACAGTCTGTGGAACCCGTTCATGACCAAAGAGGGCGTCGTCACCTCGATCATGGTCAATGACAACCTGTTCGATATTCTCATCAGCCCCGGGGCGAAGGTGGGCGATCCGGTGGAGCTGGACACGGTGCCAAAGACGCAATTCTTCACCGTCGACAACCAGGCCACCACCGGTGCCGCCGGCGGCCAGGCGACGTTGGTCGCCACCCTCGAGCCGGACAACCGCGTCGTCGTCACCGGCCAGCTTCCGCTGGGCGCGCAACAGGAGGACCTCGCGCAGTTCGCGCCCAGCCCGGCCGCCTACGCGCGCGCCTTGTTCATCGAGGCGCTGCGCCGTGCCGGCGTCACGGTCGACGCGCCCCTGCAGACGGCCACGGGAACACTTCCACCGCAGAGCGCCTACACCTCAGCCGACAAGGTCGCGTCGCTGACCTCGCCGCCGACCAGCATCCTGACCAAACTGGTCACCAAGATCAGCGATAACCGAGGCGCGGAGACACTGCTGTGTCTGCTGGCTAAGAAGGCGGGGTCGCGGGATTGCGAGTCGGGTGGCATGCCCGTGGTGATCGCGAAATTCGCCAAGGCGAAGATCGAACCGGCAACGGTGAACATCTACGACGGCGAAGGGTCCGATCCGGCCTCGGCGACACCAGCGGCGATGACGCGCTGGCTGACGTACATCCACAGCCAATCCTTCGCAGCACTATTCGAGGCCGGGCTGCCCGACATTGACCACGACGGCAAGATCATGGTGAAAAGTGGTCTATCGGCGCGACCCGAAATGGGTCCGATGCCGGCTATGTTCGTCGCCGCCGGACAGGCCGGCTACCTGATGACCGCCAGTGGCAAGGAGGCGGTGGTAGCCGTCTACGCCCTCAACGGGACCTATCCCACGGTCGCGGAAGGTTTGGATCGAGACCTGTCCAACACCGAAAAGGTGCTGAACCAGATTCAGCGGTCGAGCTGA
- the fadD1 gene encoding fatty-acid--CoA ligase FadD1, producing the protein MTDTIQALLRQRISDPTVAVKYRDLQWTWSQYLAQSAARSAALIALADPRRPMHIGALLGNTPEMLTQLAAAGLGGYVLCGLNTTRRGDALAADVRRADCQIVVTDADNRALLDGLDLAGVQILDTSTPRWAELVGAGKALVPLREVDMMDPFMMIFTSGTSGDPKAVPVSHLMAAFAGRSLTERFTLTEQDTCYVSMPLFHSNAVVAGWAPAVVSGAAIVPARFSATGFLDDIRRYNATYMNYVGKPLAYILGTAERDDDADNPLRVAFGNEANDKDIEEFSRRFGVQVEDGFGSTENAVIVIREPGTPPGSIGRGIDGVAVYNNETNTECAVAQFDDHGAITNADQAVGELVNTMGSGFFTGYYNDPEANADRMRHGMYWSGDLAYRDSEGWIYLAGRTADWMRVDGENLTAAPIERILLRYKAINRVAVYAVGDERVGDQVMAAVVLQAGDAFNPDSFEAFLDAQPDLSAKARPRYIRITADLPSTATHKVLKRQLIAEGMTLGEGDTLWVREPRGNAYRSAAKVNLAPPVSGGAR; encoded by the coding sequence ATGACTGACACGATTCAAGCGCTCTTGCGCCAGCGCATATCCGACCCCACGGTTGCCGTAAAATACCGTGACCTGCAATGGACTTGGAGCCAGTACCTGGCGCAGTCGGCGGCCAGGTCGGCTGCCCTGATCGCACTTGCCGATCCGCGACGGCCGATGCATATCGGCGCTCTGCTGGGAAACACGCCCGAGATGCTGACTCAGCTGGCGGCGGCCGGGCTGGGCGGCTATGTGCTGTGCGGCCTGAACACCACGCGACGAGGCGATGCACTGGCCGCCGACGTCAGGCGGGCCGACTGTCAGATCGTCGTGACCGATGCCGACAATCGGGCGCTGTTGGACGGTTTGGACCTCGCGGGCGTGCAGATCCTTGATACGTCGACACCTCGGTGGGCTGAACTGGTGGGTGCTGGAAAGGCGTTGGTCCCCCTTCGAGAAGTCGACATGATGGATCCGTTCATGATGATCTTCACGTCCGGAACCAGCGGAGATCCCAAGGCGGTGCCGGTGTCACACCTGATGGCGGCGTTCGCCGGGCGTAGTCTGACCGAGCGCTTCACCCTTACCGAACAGGACACCTGCTATGTGTCCATGCCGCTGTTCCACTCCAACGCGGTGGTCGCGGGATGGGCGCCCGCGGTGGTCTCCGGTGCCGCGATCGTGCCGGCGAGGTTTTCGGCGACCGGCTTCCTCGATGACATCCGCCGATACAACGCCACATACATGAACTACGTCGGCAAACCTCTCGCCTACATCCTTGGCACCGCCGAACGCGACGACGACGCCGACAATCCACTGCGGGTCGCCTTCGGCAACGAGGCCAACGACAAAGACATCGAGGAGTTCTCCCGCCGTTTCGGGGTCCAGGTCGAGGATGGCTTCGGCTCGACCGAGAACGCTGTCATCGTGATACGCGAACCCGGCACACCGCCGGGCTCGATCGGCCGAGGAATCGACGGGGTCGCGGTGTACAACAACGAGACCAACACCGAGTGCGCCGTCGCACAGTTCGACGATCACGGAGCGATCACCAACGCCGACCAAGCCGTGGGTGAGTTGGTCAACACGATGGGGTCGGGCTTCTTCACCGGCTACTACAACGACCCCGAAGCCAACGCCGACCGCATGCGCCACGGCATGTACTGGTCCGGCGATCTCGCCTACCGCGACTCCGAAGGCTGGATCTACCTCGCGGGGCGCACCGCCGACTGGATGCGGGTCGACGGCGAGAACCTAACTGCCGCACCGATCGAGCGAATTCTGTTGCGCTACAAGGCTATCAATCGGGTCGCGGTGTATGCCGTCGGGGACGAACGCGTCGGCGACCAGGTGATGGCCGCGGTCGTCCTACAAGCTGGTGACGCCTTCAACCCCGACTCGTTCGAGGCATTTCTCGACGCTCAGCCCGACCTATCCGCTAAGGCCCGGCCACGATACATCCGCATCACCGCCGACCTTCCCAGCACGGCCACGCATAAGGTGCTCAAGCGCCAGTTGATCGCCGAAGGAATGACCCTTGGCGAGGGTGACACCCTGTGGGTGCGCGAACCGCGCGGCAACGCCTACCGCAGCGCGGCAAAGGTCAACCTGGCACCGCCGGTGTCGGGTGGCGCACGATGA
- a CDS encoding NYN domain-containing protein, with the protein MTESSTTRVAVYFDFDNIVISRYDQVHGRNTFQREKAKGLDKERLRLATVDLGAIMDFASSFGTLVLTRAYADWSADVNAGYHDQLVGRAVDLVQLFPAAAYGKNGADIRLAVDAVEDMFRLPDLTHVVIVGGDSDYIALAQRCKRLGRYVVGIGVAGASSKSLAAACDEFVTYDALPGISATPTAPQPKKRGRRGSAAQPDDEPAPPDPQAAATGLLERALRIGQEKDDVEWLHNSVVKAQMKRMDPSFSEKSLGFKSFSDFLRSRSDLVDLDESSTTRLVRLKVEQTS; encoded by the coding sequence ATGACCGAATCCAGTACGACCCGGGTGGCCGTCTACTTCGACTTCGACAACATCGTGATTTCGCGTTACGACCAGGTACACGGCCGCAACACTTTCCAGCGGGAAAAAGCCAAGGGCCTGGACAAGGAACGGCTTCGGCTGGCGACCGTCGACCTCGGCGCAATCATGGACTTCGCCTCCTCGTTCGGCACCCTGGTACTCACCCGCGCCTATGCCGATTGGTCCGCCGACGTCAACGCCGGCTACCACGACCAGCTCGTCGGCCGCGCCGTCGATCTCGTGCAATTGTTTCCCGCGGCCGCCTACGGCAAGAACGGGGCCGACATTCGGCTGGCCGTCGACGCGGTCGAGGATATGTTCCGGTTGCCCGACCTGACCCATGTGGTGATCGTCGGGGGCGATTCCGACTACATCGCGCTGGCGCAGCGCTGCAAGCGGTTGGGCCGCTATGTCGTCGGGATCGGCGTGGCCGGCGCCAGCAGCAAGTCGCTGGCCGCAGCCTGCGACGAGTTCGTCACGTATGACGCGCTGCCCGGGATATCCGCCACCCCCACCGCGCCACAGCCCAAGAAGCGTGGCCGCCGCGGGAGCGCCGCGCAGCCCGACGACGAACCGGCGCCGCCCGACCCGCAGGCCGCCGCCACCGGACTGCTTGAACGCGCGCTGCGGATCGGCCAGGAGAAGGATGACGTCGAGTGGCTGCACAACTCCGTGGTCAAGGCCCAGATGAAGCGGATGGACCCGTCGTTCAGCGAGAAGTCGCTGGGTTTCAAGTCGTTCAGCGACTTCCTGCGCTCACGCAGCGACCTCGTCGATCTTGATGAGAGCAGCACAACGCGCCTGGTGCGCCTGAAAGTCGAGCAAACTTCGTAG
- a CDS encoding TetR family transcriptional regulator gives MTSPASAAEPVPPVARTREAQRIQTRARVFNAAVAEINRSGLANADVAAIATAAGVARGTFYFHFPTREHVLVELERAEEVRIAAKLKPRATESDDLMTVLTLLVRQVLAAERRLGRVVFREMLGLHFSPTRPVADELGKHPLAEFVIAAIGRAQAARRVSPDADPGELGMIFLTGLFAILATGAAAPRERAALLDRYVITIVAGMEAR, from the coding sequence ATGACCTCGCCAGCGTCCGCGGCGGAACCCGTGCCGCCGGTTGCGCGAACTAGGGAGGCCCAGCGGATTCAGACCCGGGCGCGGGTGTTCAATGCCGCGGTCGCCGAGATCAACCGGTCCGGATTGGCGAACGCCGACGTCGCTGCGATCGCCACGGCAGCGGGCGTGGCGCGAGGAACGTTCTACTTCCACTTCCCGACCAGAGAGCACGTCCTAGTCGAATTGGAGCGCGCCGAAGAGGTCCGGATCGCGGCCAAACTCAAGCCGCGGGCGACCGAGTCCGACGACCTGATGACGGTGCTAACTCTGCTGGTGCGTCAGGTGCTAGCCGCGGAGCGGCGGTTGGGTCGGGTGGTTTTCCGAGAAATGCTGGGCTTGCACTTTTCGCCGACGCGCCCCGTCGCCGACGAGCTGGGCAAGCATCCGCTCGCTGAGTTCGTAATCGCCGCGATTGGCCGGGCGCAGGCAGCCCGACGGGTATCGCCGGACGCAGACCCGGGTGAACTCGGCATGATCTTCCTTACCGGGCTGTTCGCAATCCTGGCCACCGGCGCGGCCGCACCCCGGGAACGGGCGGCGCTGTTGGACCGGTATGTCATCACGATCGTTGCGGGGATGGAGGCGCGATGA
- a CDS encoding FAD-dependent oxidoreductase, which yields MGETTTCVIIGGGPAGMVLGLLLARAGVQVTLLEKHGDFLRDFRGDTVHPTTMRLLDELGLWERFAALPFSEVRQAKLDANGRSVTYIDFGRLRRQPHPYIAMVPQWDLLNLLAEAAKAEPTFTLRMKTEVTGLLHEGGRVTGVRYRGTEGPGELRAELTVACDGRWSIARQEAGLRAHDYPVNFDVWWFKLPHEGNAEFSFLPRFAPGKGLGVIPRDGYFQIAYLGPKGTDAQLRERGIEEFRRDISALLPEATESVAALASMDDVKHLNVKVNRLRRWHIEGLLCIGDAAHAMSPMGGVGINLAVQDAVAAATILAEPLRQHRVTGRDLAAIRRRRVFPTAVTQAIQRMLHNRLLGPLLRGEDPTPPAALLGLVERLPWLSVVPAYLVGVGVRPERAPAFARRGPGTRRVASGP from the coding sequence ATGGGCGAGACAACCACGTGCGTGATTATCGGCGGCGGCCCCGCTGGGATGGTGCTCGGGCTGTTATTGGCGCGGGCGGGTGTGCAGGTCACCCTGCTGGAAAAGCACGGCGATTTCCTGCGCGACTTTCGTGGGGACACGGTGCATCCGACGACGATGCGGCTACTCGACGAGCTGGGCCTGTGGGAACGCTTTGCGGCGTTGCCCTTTAGCGAGGTACGCCAGGCGAAGTTAGATGCGAATGGGCGTTCGGTGACCTACATCGACTTCGGGCGACTGCGACGCCAACCCCATCCGTATATCGCAATGGTGCCGCAGTGGGATCTGCTGAACTTGCTCGCCGAGGCAGCCAAAGCCGAGCCGACCTTTACCCTGCGGATGAAGACCGAGGTGACCGGGCTGTTGCATGAGGGTGGCCGAGTTACCGGAGTGCGCTATCGCGGCACAGAGGGCCCGGGTGAATTGCGGGCCGAGCTGACCGTGGCGTGCGACGGCCGGTGGTCGATCGCCCGTCAGGAAGCCGGATTGAGAGCGCACGACTACCCGGTGAACTTCGACGTGTGGTGGTTCAAACTGCCGCACGAGGGCAACGCGGAGTTCTCGTTCCTGCCGCGGTTCGCCCCCGGCAAGGGTCTCGGTGTGATCCCGCGCGACGGTTACTTCCAGATCGCCTACCTCGGCCCCAAGGGGACTGACGCCCAATTGCGCGAGCGAGGTATCGAGGAGTTCCGCCGGGACATCAGCGCATTGCTGCCCGAAGCGACCGAGTCGGTGGCTGCGCTGGCGTCCATGGACGACGTCAAGCACCTCAATGTCAAGGTGAATCGGCTGCGTCGCTGGCACATTGAGGGGCTACTGTGCATCGGCGACGCCGCGCACGCGATGTCGCCGATGGGTGGTGTCGGCATCAACCTTGCGGTCCAGGACGCCGTAGCGGCCGCGACCATACTGGCCGAACCGCTGCGGCAGCACCGGGTCACCGGTCGCGACCTGGCGGCCATCCGGCGCCGCCGCGTCTTTCCCACCGCGGTGACCCAAGCCATACAACGAATGTTGCACAACAGGCTACTGGGCCCGCTCCTCCGCGGTGAGGACCCCACGCCGCCGGCGGCCCTGCTCGGTCTGGTCGAGCGCCTGCCGTGGCTCTCCGTTGTGCCCGCTTACCTTGTGGGCGTTGGAGTCCGGCCCGAGCGCGCCCCGGCTTTCGCGCGTCGCGGACCCGGGACCCGGCGGGTAGCGTCGGGTCCGTGA